In Bactrocera oleae isolate idBacOlea1 chromosome 3, idBacOlea1, whole genome shotgun sequence, a genomic segment contains:
- the CLIP-190 gene encoding restin homolog isoform X1: protein MSDDKSNYEVPPPMSSSSETVPPTDGDTLLLEPKYPSNGQSIPKAPSSPVATATSTLSTPASSITGGPTSRLRAPTNYSSDIVGSISKIGRLCSHAAPKTGPPPRDSKSMSRESDGNLSSINSAYADLYQETVKRFTRSSLSPEMDQYLSSRNSSKTTTTSLKSRDSDHHTSFDLYLEATGRRRSSDHGAVLTQDTEQFIIGQKVWVGGIRPGQIAYIGETHFAPGDWAGIVLDEPNGKNDGCVAGKRYFQCEPRRGIFSRLTRLTLAPFSGANTPTSPLAKMSPERSRTVSPTASIRSSFLRSPGKNGLAVGDRIIVSSGFGSRPGILRYLGETQFASGNWCGVELDEPSGKNDGSVDGIKYFECKPKYGVFVPIAKVSLSPSSKKSRLSRAGSRESLNSIGTINSIATTNTSRLRMNAQRKSLSIKPVVAPPKSQYSMQDLLHEKQKHIEQLMIERELDREDCQNQALQYQKNINELKSRIIQLERSLDDERKKSEDLQFSIDEATYCGNDVQSHVYRDKIQELEKKLTYLSTETESGKDTSTVINVPTETSIAENAKISLQLQQQKEEYEARLANAGDEQTRLQENIEYLRKENEGLLKELVYKDESLEKFSLSACGIQNLSHELDLLKEEAEKERQQLQTDFALKLEEKDVQLNTLRSELTSQKNALSTVEIERSNNQDEREILMTECKNRDSQLQDLNEQLAKFKSELSMQKAENVTLEELVKVQQDKLLQEKNQVAENLKEIKKFKDEIISLRNAKDSAEIQLRTVNEGVRKLTESQKALEEQLSAATCADHEHLDAITQLGIVIEDMKKKLNNHTAENGRLNAELKKEQELKVIAAVTEGELRRLLIDQQQKYTVSLEELKKSNTNLTENLESDKRKFQECLDEKMRKIEALNIEVDQFKQGLNHLESNSSTTEKELNSKIEELKLKEQTLLEDLRTKENALKSQTEACAYHDRVIAEKIECLNTTMTALESANNDLNKQKQELSLTLNKCSDLNIANKIQDEQCAQQQLEIGNLTRKLDSLNTKCESLKTQNETLENGLNSSRSIISQLEDEVSRLKDELAMHQKNLLETEGKNHDERLKLESQIEEINQKFRNVSKDLEEERAITEQTRSEISKKNNQLTVLEEKSVKLELTLSDEKRQQENLQSKYESMVVQNKTLETDLNTLRTSSTDSNTELLKMSQMVTLKQKAYDELLDKTNMDRINLEGQLEASQQRLDILCNQVETLTQEMKSATEQNIKRVEMLKLEQEKCGKQELELSELSRKLEVLSAKYTGIESENEHLQRDLATLRNQSTTSSALVTKLTEDLTQKQKTMQDLTDKSAADRLQLSNQLQELEQQLEAKLRDTDLLRSELQAAIKSKDKQAEEFELLKLEMQAQSTYQLNYLKEKESTEQAKIIENFQEQLKDAEQSKTKLNEAISSLQQQIKLLQDELLKSQLDFKAKEDELGKQIINLCNEAEQIREVLHQTQLDGSNSLSTLELEKLELHKMIESLQSELKTIEDELRKSRSEIEQLKEAESSVLQDAKEFQNQIESLKSALDVANTEAQFRTKMAEEDKNKIEELRKMVETVQTVNANISATNAEMSHALQSLEQEKCETGHIFELFEMESDQNIEKLGEKLVHLKQKLIDAQAHIEQKSAIITEKESELSSILVKFEASQMALVGVQSTLLDQATKISELNTANTELEKLVFEKKYLLEQQAALRSQLDEYKGVVNEMDNETTAKNETLQQLQERVKDLEEERLRNIESQERLNSDNVKIQRKLEILDLEKTREIVAAQSRINELQALKVLKPNSASTRDIPKEGEEPEGNLAQINFLNSIIADMQKKNDSLKAKIEALEALPTDFTQPKAFELIAKRKPAPRVFCDICDEFDKHETEDCPLQASDVRDYSPPPLTEATGKKIRKLPEPRKYCETCEVFGHVTGECAEDEW, encoded by the exons ATTTGTACCAGGAGACTGTGAAGCGCTTTACACGCTCCTCACTTTCCCCTGAAATGGATCAGTACTTATCGTCACGTAATTCATCTAAAACTACTACGACATCCCTGAAATCTCGGGATAGTGATCACCACACCTCTT TCGATTTGTATCTTGAAGCCACTGGGCGCCGCCGTAGTTCAG ATCATGGTGCCGTTCTAACACAAGATACAGAACAGTTTATAATTGGTCAGAAAGTATGGGTAGGCGGCATTCGCCCCGGACAAATTGCTTACATTGGCGAGACTCATTTTGCCCCTGGAGATTGGGCTGGAATTGTATTGGATGAACCGAATG GTAAAAATGATGGTTGCGTCGCTGGCAAACGTTATTTCCAGTGTGAACCGAGGCGTGGTATTTTCTCGCGCTTAACACGTCTCACATTGGCACCATTTTCTGGGGCAAATACGCCCACCTCGCCATTAGCAAAAATGTCTCCAGAACGTTCACGTACAGTGTCACCAACTGCCAGCATACGCAGTTCATTTCTACGCAGCCCGGGAA AAAATGGTTTGGCAGTTGGCGATCGCATTATTGTGTCGTCTGGCTTCGGTAGTCGTCCAGGTATATTGCGTTATTTGGGTGAAACGCAGTTCGCTTCAGGCAATTGGTGTGGTGTGGAATTAGACGAGCCTTCTGGTAAAAACGATGGCTCTGTCGATGGTATAAA GTATTTCGAATGTAAGCCGAAATATGGAGTGTTCGTGCCGATTGCCAAAGTCTCACTTTCGCCGTCATCAAAAAAGTCTCGTCTATCCAGAGCAGGCTCTCGAGAATCTCTCAACTCAATTGGTACTATAAACAGCAtcgcaacaacaaatacatctCGCTTGCGCATGAATGCACAG CGCAAATCTTTGTCAATCAAGCCGGTCGTTGCCCCTCCTAAATCGCAATATTCCATGCAG GATTTACTACACGAGAAGCAGAAGCACATTGAGCAGTTAATGATCGAGCGAGAGTTGGATCGTGAGGATTGCCAGAATCAGGCGCTACAATACCAGAAGAATATAAACGAG CTGAAGTCCCGAATAATTCAATTGGAGCGCTCGCTGGATGATGAACGTAAAAAATCGGAAGATTTGCAATTCTCTATTGATGAGGCTACATACTGTGGTAACGAT GTCCAATCTCATGTATATAGGGATAAAATTCAGGAATTGgagaaaaaattaacatatcTTTCGACAG AAACAGAGTCCGGTAAAGATACCTCTACTGTCATTAATGTGCCGACTGAAACGTCCATTGCCGAGAACGCCAAAATTTCATtacagttacaacaacaaaaagaggaGTACGAAGCACGACTGGCTAATGCTGGAGATGAGCAAACAAGATTGCAGGAAAATATAGAATATCTTCGAAAGGAAAATGAAGGATTGCTAAAAGAGTTGGTGTACAAAGATGAGAGTCTTGAAAAGTTCTCATTATCAGCATGTGGCATTCAAAATCTGAGTCATGAATTGGATCTGCTCAAAGAAGAAGCAGAGAAGGAGCGGCAGCAATTGCAAACCGATTTTGCTCTTAAACTGGAGGAGAAGGATGTACAATTAAACACATTGCGCTCTGAACTTACTTCTCAGAAAAATGCTCTATCTACGGTAGAGATCGAACGATCTAATAACCAAGATGAACGTGAGATCTTAATGACAGAATGCAAAAATCGTGATTCACAATTGCAGGATCTTAATGAGCAACTAGCGAAGTTTAAATCGGAATTAAGTATGCAAAAAGCAGAGAATGTGACACTGGAGGAACTGGTAAAAGTACAGCAGGATAAGCTTTTGCAGGAGAAAAACCAGgtggctgaaaatttgaaagAAATCAAGAAATTTAAAGATGAGATAATAAGTTTGCGAAATGCTAAAGACTCTGCAGAAATACAGCTTAGAACTGTCAATGAAGGCGTGAGAAAATTGACTGAATCGCAGAAagccttggaagagcagttgtCGGCTGCAACATGTGCAGATCACGAGCATCTCGATGCGATTACACAATTGGGTATCGTTATAGaagatatgaaaaaaaaattaaataatcataCAGCAGAAAATGGTCGTCTAAATGCAGAGCTTAAAAAAGAACAAGAATTAAAAGTTATTGCCGCTGTTACAGAAGGAGAACTTCGAAGGCTTTTAATAGatcagcaacaaaaatatacagttagcctagaagaattaaaaaaatcgaatacaAACCTGACAGAAAATCTAGAAAGTGATAAACGAAAATTTCAGGAATGTTTAGATGAGAAAATGAGAAAGATTGAGGCTCTTAACATCGAGGTCGATCAATTCAAACAAGGCTTAAATCATCTTGAATCGAATTCTTCGACTACCGAAAaagaattaaattcaaaaatcgaAGAACTTAAATTAAAGGAGCAAACCCTTCTCGAAGATTTAAGAACTAAAGAAAATGCTTTAAAGTCTCAGACGGAGGCATGTGCGTATCACGATCGCGTAATAGCAGAGAAAATAGAGTGCCTTAACACGACCATGACTGCACTTGAAAGCGCAAATAatgatttaaataaacaaaagcagGAACTATCGCTAACTTTAAACAAATGTTCTGATTTAAACATcgcaaataaaatacaagatGAGCAATGTGCTCAACAACAACTTGAAATTGGAAATTTAACGCGCAAGCTAGATAGCCTCAATACAAAATGTGAAAGTCTAAAAACTCAAAATGAGACTCTTGAAAATGGGCTTAATTCTTCCCGTTCAATTATTTCTCAACTTGAGGATGAGGTTAGTAGACTTAAAGATGAACTCGCTATGCATCAAAAGAATTTACTCGAAACTGAAGGAAAAAACCACGATGAACGATTGAAGTTAGAAAGTCAGATAGAAGAGATTAATCAGAAATTTAGAAATGTATCAAAAGATTTGGAAGAAGAGCGCGCAATCACTGAGCAAACTCGCAGCgagatatcaaaaaaaaataatcaattgaCTGTTCTTGAGGAAAAGAGTGTTAAACTAGAGCTTACACTCAGTGACGAGAAGCGTCAGCAGGAGAATTTGCAAAGCAAATATGAATCTATGGTTGTGCAGAATAAAACACTTGAAACAGATCTAAACACCCTCCGTACGTCATCTACAGATTCAAACActgaacttttaaaaatgtcacAAATGGTGACACTAAAACAAAAAGCTTACGATGAACTATTGGATAAAACCAACATGGACCGCATTAACCTCGAAGGGCAGTTGGAGGCCAGTCAACAACGCCTAGATATATTATGTAACCAGGTGGAGACGCTTACGCAGGAAATGAAAAGTGCTACAGAGCAGAATATCAAGCGTGTAGAAATGCTTAAGCTGGAACAAGAAAAATGTGGTAAACAGGAGCTAGAATTAAGTGAGCTATCACGCAAACTTGAAGTACTTTCTGCGAAATATACGGGAATAGAGAGTGAAAATGAGCATCTTCAAAGAGATTTGGCAACATTACGGAACCAGTCAACCACTTCAAGCGCACTTGTAACCAAATTGACTGAGGACCTTACTCAAAAACAGAAAACTATGCAGGACTTAACAGACAAATCAGCTGCTGATCGCTTGCAACTAAGCAACCAATTGCAGGAACTAGAACAGCAACTTGAAGCAAAACTTCGTGATACGGATCTGTTAAGAAGTGAACTGCAAGCAGCAATAAAATCAAAAGACAAACAGGCAGAAGAGTTTGAGTTATTGAAACTGGAAATGCAAGCGCAGTCAACATATCAGTTAAATTATTTGAAGGAGAAAGAATCGACCGAGCAGgcaaaaattatcgaaaatttCCAAGAGCAGCTAAAGGATGCAGAGCAAAGTAAGACCAAGTTAAATGAGGCTATTTCCagtctacaacaacaaataaaacttCTACAAGATGAATTACTAAAATCTCAACTAGATTTTAAAGCAAAGGAGGATGAACTAGGTAAACAAATCATTAATTTATGCAACGAGGCTGAACAGATACGTGAAGTATTACATCAAACCCAATTGGATGGTTCAAATTCACTCAGCACTTTGGAGTTAGAAAAGCTGGAACTACACAAGATGATAGAGAGTTTGCAATCAGAACTGAAAACAATCGAAGACGAACTGAGAAAAAGTCGTAGTGAAATCGAACAGTTGAAAGAAGCAGAGTCAAGCGTTCTTCAAGATGCCAaggagttccaaaatcaaatTGAATCGTTGAAAAGCGCATTAGATGTTGCGAATACTGAAGCTCAATTTAGAACAAAAATGGCAGAAGAGGATAAAAATAAGATAGAGGAATTGCGGAAAATGGTGGAGACGGTGCAAACAgtcaatgcaaatatttcagCAACCAATGCGGAGATGTCGCATGCACTGCAGTCCTTAGAACAAGAAAAATGTGAAACAGGCCATATATTCGAACTCTTTGAAATGGAATCTGAtcaaaatatagaaaaactTGGTGAAAAGCTTGTTCACTTGAAGCAGAAATTGATTGATGCGCAAGCTCATATTGAACAAAAATCGGCCATTATAACGGAAAAAGAAAGCGAACTGTCGAGTATCTTGGTTAAATTTGAAGCATCACAAATGGCTTTAGTAGGTGTACAGAGCACATTATTAGATCAAGCCACAAAAATCTCTGAATTGAATACTGCAAATACGGAATTGGAAAAactagtttttgaaaaaaaatatttattagaacaACAAGCAGCCTTGCGAAGTCAACTCGATGAATATAAAGGAGTAGTTAACGAAATGGATAATGAAACCACGGCTAAGAACGAAACACTGCAACAACTGCAGGAACGTGTTAAAGATTTAGAAGAAGAAAGATTGCGCAATATTGAATCTCAAGAAAGATTAAATAGTGATAACGTTAAAATACAACGAAAACTTGAGATTCTTGATTTGGAGAAAACTCGTGAAATAGTTGCTGCACAAAGTCGTATCAATGAATTGCAGGCATTGAAAGTATTGAAACCAAATAGTGCATCAACTCGTGATATCCCAAAAGAG GGTGAAGAACCAGAAGGCAACTTAGCACAAATCAACTTTCTGAATTCTATAATTGCGGACATGCAAAAGAAAAATGATTCTTTAAAGGCTAAGATCGAAGCACTCGAAGCGTTACCCACGGACTTTACGCA GCCCAAAGCTTTTGAATTAATCGCTAAACGCAAACCAGCTCCTCGTGTTTTCTGTGATATTTGCGATGAATTTGATAAACACGAAACCGAAGACTGCCCTCTTCAAGCATCCGATGTCCGAGACTACTCACCTCCACCTCTGACGGAAGCGACGGGAAAAAAGATCCGGAAATTACCAGAACCACGAAAATACTGTGAAACCTGTGAAG TTTTCGGCCACGTAACGGGTGAATGCGCTGAGGACGAGTGgtag
- the CLIP-190 gene encoding restin homolog isoform X6, whose product MSDDKSNYEVPPPMSSSSETVPPTDGDTLLLEPKYPSNGQSIPKAPSSPVATATSTLSTPASSITGGPTSRLRAPTNYSSDIVGSISKIGRLCSHAAPKTGPPPRDSKSMSRESDGNLSSINSAYADHGAVLTQDTEQFIIGQKVWVGGIRPGQIAYIGETHFAPGDWAGIVLDEPNGKNDGCVAGKRYFQCEPRRGIFSRLTRLTLAPFSGANTPTSPLAKMSPERSRTVSPTASIRSSFLRSPGKNGLAVGDRIIVSSGFGSRPGILRYLGETQFASGNWCGVELDEPSGKNDGSVDGIKYFECKPKYGVFVPIAKVSLSPSSKKSRLSRAGSRESLNSIGTINSIATTNTSRLRMNAQDLLHEKQKHIEQLMIERELDREDCQNQALQYQKNINELKSRIIQLERSLDDERKKSEDLQFSIDEATYCGNDVQSHVYRDKIQELEKKLTYLSTETESGKDTSTVINVPTETSIAENAKISLQLQQQKEEYEARLANAGDEQTRLQENIEYLRKENEGLLKELVYKDESLEKFSLSACGIQNLSHELDLLKEEAEKERQQLQTDFALKLEEKDVQLNTLRSELTSQKNALSTVEIERSNNQDEREILMTECKNRDSQLQDLNEQLAKFKSELSMQKAENVTLEELVKVQQDKLLQEKNQVAENLKEIKKFKDEIISLRNAKDSAEIQLRTVNEGVRKLTESQKALEEQLSAATCADHEHLDAITQLGIVIEDMKKKLNNHTAENGRLNAELKKEQELKVIAAVTEGELRRLLIDQQQKYTVSLEELKKSNTNLTENLESDKRKFQECLDEKMRKIEALNIEVDQFKQGLNHLESNSSTTEKELNSKIEELKLKEQTLLEDLRTKENALKSQTEACAYHDRVIAEKIECLNTTMTALESANNDLNKQKQELSLTLNKCSDLNIANKIQDEQCAQQQLEIGNLTRKLDSLNTKCESLKTQNETLENGLNSSRSIISQLEDEVSRLKDELAMHQKNLLETEGKNHDERLKLESQIEEINQKFRNVSKDLEEERAITEQTRSEISKKNNQLTVLEEKSVKLELTLSDEKRQQENLQSKYESMVVQNKTLETDLNTLRTSSTDSNTELLKMSQMVTLKQKAYDELLDKTNMDRINLEGQLEASQQRLDILCNQVETLTQEMKSATEQNIKRVEMLKLEQEKCGKQELELSELSRKLEVLSAKYTGIESENEHLQRDLATLRNQSTTSSALVTKLTEDLTQKQKTMQDLTDKSAADRLQLSNQLQELEQQLEAKLRDTDLLRSELQAAIKSKDKQAEEFELLKLEMQAQSTYQLNYLKEKESTEQAKIIENFQEQLKDAEQSKTKLNEAISSLQQQIKLLQDELLKSQLDFKAKEDELGKQIINLCNEAEQIREVLHQTQLDGSNSLSTLELEKLELHKMIESLQSELKTIEDELRKSRSEIEQLKEAESSVLQDAKEFQNQIESLKSALDVANTEAQFRTKMAEEDKNKIEELRKMVETVQTVNANISATNAEMSHALQSLEQEKCETGHIFELFEMESDQNIEKLGEKLVHLKQKLIDAQAHIEQKSAIITEKESELSSILVKFEASQMALVGVQSTLLDQATKISELNTANTELEKLVFEKKYLLEQQAALRSQLDEYKGVVNEMDNETTAKNETLQQLQERVKDLEEERLRNIESQERLNSDNVKIQRKLEILDLEKTREIVAAQSRINELQALKVLKPNSASTRDIPKEGEEPEGNLAQINFLNSIIADMQKKNDSLKAKIEALEALPTDFTQPKAFELIAKRKPAPRVFCDICDEFDKHETEDCPLQASDVRDYSPPPLTEATGKKIRKLPEPRKYCETCEVFGHVTGECAEDEW is encoded by the exons ATCATGGTGCCGTTCTAACACAAGATACAGAACAGTTTATAATTGGTCAGAAAGTATGGGTAGGCGGCATTCGCCCCGGACAAATTGCTTACATTGGCGAGACTCATTTTGCCCCTGGAGATTGGGCTGGAATTGTATTGGATGAACCGAATG GTAAAAATGATGGTTGCGTCGCTGGCAAACGTTATTTCCAGTGTGAACCGAGGCGTGGTATTTTCTCGCGCTTAACACGTCTCACATTGGCACCATTTTCTGGGGCAAATACGCCCACCTCGCCATTAGCAAAAATGTCTCCAGAACGTTCACGTACAGTGTCACCAACTGCCAGCATACGCAGTTCATTTCTACGCAGCCCGGGAA AAAATGGTTTGGCAGTTGGCGATCGCATTATTGTGTCGTCTGGCTTCGGTAGTCGTCCAGGTATATTGCGTTATTTGGGTGAAACGCAGTTCGCTTCAGGCAATTGGTGTGGTGTGGAATTAGACGAGCCTTCTGGTAAAAACGATGGCTCTGTCGATGGTATAAA GTATTTCGAATGTAAGCCGAAATATGGAGTGTTCGTGCCGATTGCCAAAGTCTCACTTTCGCCGTCATCAAAAAAGTCTCGTCTATCCAGAGCAGGCTCTCGAGAATCTCTCAACTCAATTGGTACTATAAACAGCAtcgcaacaacaaatacatctCGCTTGCGCATGAATGCACAG GATTTACTACACGAGAAGCAGAAGCACATTGAGCAGTTAATGATCGAGCGAGAGTTGGATCGTGAGGATTGCCAGAATCAGGCGCTACAATACCAGAAGAATATAAACGAG CTGAAGTCCCGAATAATTCAATTGGAGCGCTCGCTGGATGATGAACGTAAAAAATCGGAAGATTTGCAATTCTCTATTGATGAGGCTACATACTGTGGTAACGAT GTCCAATCTCATGTATATAGGGATAAAATTCAGGAATTGgagaaaaaattaacatatcTTTCGACAG AAACAGAGTCCGGTAAAGATACCTCTACTGTCATTAATGTGCCGACTGAAACGTCCATTGCCGAGAACGCCAAAATTTCATtacagttacaacaacaaaaagaggaGTACGAAGCACGACTGGCTAATGCTGGAGATGAGCAAACAAGATTGCAGGAAAATATAGAATATCTTCGAAAGGAAAATGAAGGATTGCTAAAAGAGTTGGTGTACAAAGATGAGAGTCTTGAAAAGTTCTCATTATCAGCATGTGGCATTCAAAATCTGAGTCATGAATTGGATCTGCTCAAAGAAGAAGCAGAGAAGGAGCGGCAGCAATTGCAAACCGATTTTGCTCTTAAACTGGAGGAGAAGGATGTACAATTAAACACATTGCGCTCTGAACTTACTTCTCAGAAAAATGCTCTATCTACGGTAGAGATCGAACGATCTAATAACCAAGATGAACGTGAGATCTTAATGACAGAATGCAAAAATCGTGATTCACAATTGCAGGATCTTAATGAGCAACTAGCGAAGTTTAAATCGGAATTAAGTATGCAAAAAGCAGAGAATGTGACACTGGAGGAACTGGTAAAAGTACAGCAGGATAAGCTTTTGCAGGAGAAAAACCAGgtggctgaaaatttgaaagAAATCAAGAAATTTAAAGATGAGATAATAAGTTTGCGAAATGCTAAAGACTCTGCAGAAATACAGCTTAGAACTGTCAATGAAGGCGTGAGAAAATTGACTGAATCGCAGAAagccttggaagagcagttgtCGGCTGCAACATGTGCAGATCACGAGCATCTCGATGCGATTACACAATTGGGTATCGTTATAGaagatatgaaaaaaaaattaaataatcataCAGCAGAAAATGGTCGTCTAAATGCAGAGCTTAAAAAAGAACAAGAATTAAAAGTTATTGCCGCTGTTACAGAAGGAGAACTTCGAAGGCTTTTAATAGatcagcaacaaaaatatacagttagcctagaagaattaaaaaaatcgaatacaAACCTGACAGAAAATCTAGAAAGTGATAAACGAAAATTTCAGGAATGTTTAGATGAGAAAATGAGAAAGATTGAGGCTCTTAACATCGAGGTCGATCAATTCAAACAAGGCTTAAATCATCTTGAATCGAATTCTTCGACTACCGAAAaagaattaaattcaaaaatcgaAGAACTTAAATTAAAGGAGCAAACCCTTCTCGAAGATTTAAGAACTAAAGAAAATGCTTTAAAGTCTCAGACGGAGGCATGTGCGTATCACGATCGCGTAATAGCAGAGAAAATAGAGTGCCTTAACACGACCATGACTGCACTTGAAAGCGCAAATAatgatttaaataaacaaaagcagGAACTATCGCTAACTTTAAACAAATGTTCTGATTTAAACATcgcaaataaaatacaagatGAGCAATGTGCTCAACAACAACTTGAAATTGGAAATTTAACGCGCAAGCTAGATAGCCTCAATACAAAATGTGAAAGTCTAAAAACTCAAAATGAGACTCTTGAAAATGGGCTTAATTCTTCCCGTTCAATTATTTCTCAACTTGAGGATGAGGTTAGTAGACTTAAAGATGAACTCGCTATGCATCAAAAGAATTTACTCGAAACTGAAGGAAAAAACCACGATGAACGATTGAAGTTAGAAAGTCAGATAGAAGAGATTAATCAGAAATTTAGAAATGTATCAAAAGATTTGGAAGAAGAGCGCGCAATCACTGAGCAAACTCGCAGCgagatatcaaaaaaaaataatcaattgaCTGTTCTTGAGGAAAAGAGTGTTAAACTAGAGCTTACACTCAGTGACGAGAAGCGTCAGCAGGAGAATTTGCAAAGCAAATATGAATCTATGGTTGTGCAGAATAAAACACTTGAAACAGATCTAAACACCCTCCGTACGTCATCTACAGATTCAAACActgaacttttaaaaatgtcacAAATGGTGACACTAAAACAAAAAGCTTACGATGAACTATTGGATAAAACCAACATGGACCGCATTAACCTCGAAGGGCAGTTGGAGGCCAGTCAACAACGCCTAGATATATTATGTAACCAGGTGGAGACGCTTACGCAGGAAATGAAAAGTGCTACAGAGCAGAATATCAAGCGTGTAGAAATGCTTAAGCTGGAACAAGAAAAATGTGGTAAACAGGAGCTAGAATTAAGTGAGCTATCACGCAAACTTGAAGTACTTTCTGCGAAATATACGGGAATAGAGAGTGAAAATGAGCATCTTCAAAGAGATTTGGCAACATTACGGAACCAGTCAACCACTTCAAGCGCACTTGTAACCAAATTGACTGAGGACCTTACTCAAAAACAGAAAACTATGCAGGACTTAACAGACAAATCAGCTGCTGATCGCTTGCAACTAAGCAACCAATTGCAGGAACTAGAACAGCAACTTGAAGCAAAACTTCGTGATACGGATCTGTTAAGAAGTGAACTGCAAGCAGCAATAAAATCAAAAGACAAACAGGCAGAAGAGTTTGAGTTATTGAAACTGGAAATGCAAGCGCAGTCAACATATCAGTTAAATTATTTGAAGGAGAAAGAATCGACCGAGCAGgcaaaaattatcgaaaatttCCAAGAGCAGCTAAAGGATGCAGAGCAAAGTAAGACCAAGTTAAATGAGGCTATTTCCagtctacaacaacaaataaaacttCTACAAGATGAATTACTAAAATCTCAACTAGATTTTAAAGCAAAGGAGGATGAACTAGGTAAACAAATCATTAATTTATGCAACGAGGCTGAACAGATACGTGAAGTATTACATCAAACCCAATTGGATGGTTCAAATTCACTCAGCACTTTGGAGTTAGAAAAGCTGGAACTACACAAGATGATAGAGAGTTTGCAATCAGAACTGAAAACAATCGAAGACGAACTGAGAAAAAGTCGTAGTGAAATCGAACAGTTGAAAGAAGCAGAGTCAAGCGTTCTTCAAGATGCCAaggagttccaaaatcaaatTGAATCGTTGAAAAGCGCATTAGATGTTGCGAATACTGAAGCTCAATTTAGAACAAAAATGGCAGAAGAGGATAAAAATAAGATAGAGGAATTGCGGAAAATGGTGGAGACGGTGCAAACAgtcaatgcaaatatttcagCAACCAATGCGGAGATGTCGCATGCACTGCAGTCCTTAGAACAAGAAAAATGTGAAACAGGCCATATATTCGAACTCTTTGAAATGGAATCTGAtcaaaatatagaaaaactTGGTGAAAAGCTTGTTCACTTGAAGCAGAAATTGATTGATGCGCAAGCTCATATTGAACAAAAATCGGCCATTATAACGGAAAAAGAAAGCGAACTGTCGAGTATCTTGGTTAAATTTGAAGCATCACAAATGGCTTTAGTAGGTGTACAGAGCACATTATTAGATCAAGCCACAAAAATCTCTGAATTGAATACTGCAAATACGGAATTGGAAAAactagtttttgaaaaaaaatatttattagaacaACAAGCAGCCTTGCGAAGTCAACTCGATGAATATAAAGGAGTAGTTAACGAAATGGATAATGAAACCACGGCTAAGAACGAAACACTGCAACAACTGCAGGAACGTGTTAAAGATTTAGAAGAAGAAAGATTGCGCAATATTGAATCTCAAGAAAGATTAAATAGTGATAACGTTAAAATACAACGAAAACTTGAGATTCTTGATTTGGAGAAAACTCGTGAAATAGTTGCTGCACAAAGTCGTATCAATGAATTGCAGGCATTGAAAGTATTGAAACCAAATAGTGCATCAACTCGTGATATCCCAAAAGAG GGTGAAGAACCAGAAGGCAACTTAGCACAAATCAACTTTCTGAATTCTATAATTGCGGACATGCAAAAGAAAAATGATTCTTTAAAGGCTAAGATCGAAGCACTCGAAGCGTTACCCACGGACTTTACGCA GCCCAAAGCTTTTGAATTAATCGCTAAACGCAAACCAGCTCCTCGTGTTTTCTGTGATATTTGCGATGAATTTGATAAACACGAAACCGAAGACTGCCCTCTTCAAGCATCCGATGTCCGAGACTACTCACCTCCACCTCTGACGGAAGCGACGGGAAAAAAGATCCGGAAATTACCAGAACCACGAAAATACTGTGAAACCTGTGAAG TTTTCGGCCACGTAACGGGTGAATGCGCTGAGGACGAGTGgtag